The following proteins come from a genomic window of Pyxidicoccus sp. MSG2:
- a CDS encoding Cof-type HAD-IIB family hydrolase, with protein sequence MQPPDLPLPPSGIALVLADVDGTLLTRDKALTERAVAAVRALRARGIRFAITSGRPPRGMRMLLPPLALTTPVAAFNGGMFCRPSDLSIVEAHTLPPALVPDLLRVLAAHGLDAWVYRGLDWLVRDGETAHVAREQWTVRFAPKCVADFAGLEEGVVKLVGVSDDAVRMEAARADVAARCGPRVSAQLSQPYYLDITHAEANKGAVARHLSASLGIPRERIATLGDQPNDVLMFRESGLSIAMGQAPQEVRAQATRVTASSEEEGFALGLERWVLGDGVFEGAGASPG encoded by the coding sequence ATGCAGCCTCCGGACCTCCCGCTTCCTCCTTCTGGCATTGCCCTGGTCCTCGCGGACGTGGATGGCACGTTGCTCACGCGCGACAAGGCGCTCACCGAGCGGGCAGTCGCCGCGGTGCGGGCCCTGCGCGCACGTGGCATCCGCTTCGCCATCACCAGCGGGCGTCCGCCGCGGGGAATGAGGATGCTGCTTCCGCCACTCGCCCTCACCACGCCGGTGGCGGCCTTCAACGGGGGCATGTTCTGCCGGCCCTCCGACCTCTCCATCGTCGAGGCGCACACCCTGCCGCCCGCCCTGGTGCCGGACCTGCTGCGGGTGCTCGCGGCGCATGGGCTGGATGCGTGGGTGTATCGGGGCCTCGACTGGCTGGTGCGCGACGGGGAGACGGCGCACGTGGCGCGAGAGCAGTGGACGGTGCGGTTTGCTCCGAAGTGCGTGGCGGACTTCGCGGGGCTGGAGGAGGGCGTCGTGAAGCTGGTGGGCGTCAGTGACGACGCCGTGCGGATGGAAGCGGCGCGCGCGGACGTGGCCGCGCGCTGCGGCCCGAGGGTGAGCGCCCAGCTCTCGCAGCCCTACTACCTGGACATCACCCATGCCGAGGCCAACAAGGGCGCCGTGGCCCGACATCTCTCCGCCTCTCTGGGTATCCCGCGCGAGCGCATCGCCACGCTCGGGGACCAGCCCAACGACGTGCTGATGTTCCGCGAGAGCGGGCTGAGCATCGCCATGGGGCAGGCGCCGCAGGAGGTGCGGGCGCAGGCAACCCGGGTGACCGCCTCTTCCGAGGAAGAGGGCTTCGCGCTCGGGCTCGAGCGCTGGGTGCTCGGGGATGGCGTATTCGAGGGAGCGGGAGCGTCACCCGGCTAG
- a CDS encoding phosphotransferase: MKRGGTLAELWSHGLGLAIESVRVNSVRLETRRDVTVWVKRRRLGMGAVIATGNVFLRLSRSRIRMFVSCSRWRDWELDSFRLLHAGRVAERWKGCGVALEALPGERLDLLLARGQLTPPMVEAAAHELRRAHGLTFPGSSRPWSHGDAHLKNVLYDAGEQRAWLIDFETPHEARLPAGDRHADDLFVFLLDLVGRAPEGPVEGLAAAFLRAYAREDVLRALLARLQPPRGLERALWKSRSQQLPEARLLRWLEHLRNEVLGLIRP, encoded by the coding sequence GTGAAGCGGGGCGGGACGCTCGCCGAGCTGTGGAGCCATGGACTGGGGCTCGCGATTGAGTCCGTACGCGTCAACTCGGTGCGCCTGGAGACGCGGCGGGACGTCACGGTCTGGGTCAAGCGCCGGCGCCTCGGCATGGGTGCGGTGATTGCCACCGGCAATGTCTTCCTCCGTCTGTCGCGCAGCCGCATCCGCATGTTCGTCTCGTGCTCGCGCTGGCGGGACTGGGAGCTGGACTCCTTCCGGCTGCTGCACGCGGGCCGCGTGGCGGAGCGCTGGAAGGGGTGTGGCGTGGCGCTGGAGGCGCTCCCCGGAGAGCGCCTGGACCTGTTGCTGGCACGCGGGCAGCTCACCCCGCCCATGGTGGAGGCCGCGGCCCACGAGCTGCGCCGGGCGCATGGCCTGACGTTCCCCGGCTCGTCCCGGCCGTGGTCGCACGGAGACGCGCACCTGAAGAACGTCCTCTACGACGCGGGCGAGCAGCGCGCGTGGCTCATCGACTTCGAGACACCGCACGAGGCGAGGCTGCCCGCCGGGGATCGCCACGCGGATGACCTGTTCGTCTTCCTGCTCGACCTCGTGGGACGCGCGCCCGAGGGCCCGGTTGAGGGGCTCGCGGCGGCGTTCCTCCGGGCGTACGCACGCGAAGATGTCCTGCGCGCCCTGCTCGCGCGACTCCAGCCGCCTCGGGGACTGGAGCGGGCCCTCTGGAAGAGCCGCTCCCAGCAGCTCCCGGAGGCACGGCTCCTGCGCTGGCTGGAGCACCTCCGGAACGAGGTGCTCGGCCTGATACGCCCATGA
- a CDS encoding PadR family transcriptional regulator — protein sequence MSTIDAQPPRGSLLQGTLDLLILRILALGAHHGHGIAMAIQARSGDTLLVDHGSLYPALQRLESRGWISGAWGVSDNGRRARFYSLTAAGRRQFVVETGRWNRLVESIARVMEPNPTPENA from the coding sequence ATGTCGACCATAGACGCCCAACCGCCCCGAGGCTCCCTCCTCCAGGGAACGCTTGACCTCCTCATTCTCCGCATCCTGGCCCTGGGAGCTCACCACGGGCACGGCATTGCGATGGCGATCCAGGCGCGGTCCGGTGACACGCTCCTGGTCGACCACGGGTCGCTCTATCCCGCCCTGCAGCGCCTCGAGAGTCGCGGGTGGATCAGCGGCGCATGGGGAGTCTCGGACAACGGCCGACGCGCGCGCTTCTACTCCCTCACGGCCGCCGGCCGGCGGCAGTTCGTCGTTGAGACGGGGCGCTGGAACCGCCTCGTGGAGTCCATCGCCCGTGTCATGGAGCCGAACCCCACGCCGGAGAATGCCTGA